Genomic window (uncultured Hyphomonas sp.):
TGGCATGGTTTAAAAGAACGCCCCGGATGTTCAGTCCGGGGCGTTTTTCCGTTGCGGCGCTTCTGGCCGGGAAGGTTTTACCAGCGTCTGTCGTGCCCGCGATAACGGGGCCCGCCGTGGGTCTGAGGAATACCCTGGATGCCTGTCACGCGGCCATGGCGGATCGTACAGCTGATACTTGTGTCGAACTCGTGCCGGCGGCCTTCGAGCTCCACTTCGCGGAAACGGACCGTGTAGCCGTGCCGGCCGAAAGGCTGGGCCCAGGCGCGGCTGTCAAAGTCGACATCCCGGAAGCCCATCCGGCGCGCTTCGCGGCGAATGCCGGCGCGGCAGGCGCGAATAGCCTCCCGGCCCATCCGGTCGCGCGCGTTGGGCGCATATCCGCGCTTCGCGCCGCGATAGCTGTACGCAGCCGGACGATAGTCATCCCGGCCATGCCCCACCCTGATAAACAGCGTGGAATTGTCACCAATATCCGTGACAACAGCGGCCCGGAGCTGCGGACTGTCCGCTGCGGCAGGGAGTGTGAAGAGCGCCGACGCAGCAAAGGCAACGGCGGCCGCTCCAGAAGTCATGACGTGTTTCATCATGCCCGACAGAAAACACACCGTACCGGAACCGATACTGAAATCCGCGTTCATTTCCGGTTGCTGCTCAAATCGGGCAGTAACCGGACGTTTCGACATAAAAATGACCGGTTCTGCCATAATTCGCCTGATGGGCGATTTTTTCAGCGGACAATTCGGGCATAACTGCAGTTTTCCCAACCATTCCTATAATTAAGGTGACGAAACTCCGTGACACAGGCATGCGGGTGGATAAACCGACAATCCAGAACGGATGGTGGAGCCATGAAAAAATCATTGGCCTTTACGGCAACGGCTGTTTCGCTCGCGGTACTGATGACTGCGTGCGGCGGTGGCGGCGGCGGAACGAGCAGCGGAGGCGACTCCGGCGGCATACCCACGCCTGTGTCTCCCCCTCCGCCACCACCTCCTCCCCCGCCTCCGCCACCACCACCGCCGCCGCCCCCTCCGCCGGCGTCTGCCGGGGATATCGCGTTTGAAACGCGGGCGAGCACGTCCCGTCTCCTGACGCAGGCGACGTTCGGCCCGACCACGGAAGATCTCGACCAACTGACCGGAACCAGCGGCGCGGCCTGGCTCGTCCAGGAATTCGCGAAACCGGCGACCCTCAACCTCGACTGGGTCGTGAACTTCATGGACCAGCCAAATTCCCGCACGGTCGAGGGCTATATCAATGACCGCGGCGGCGCAGCACCGACCTATTCCTTCTGGATCAACGCAATCACGGCGGATGACCAGCTGCGCCAGCGCGTTGCCTTTGCCCTGTCGCAGATCATCGTCGTGTCCCACCACGAAACCGCCAGCGCGACCTATAACCGGCCACGCGCGGTGGCTTATTACCAGGACATCCTCACCCGGAACGCTTTCGGCAACTATCGCGACATCCTGGAAGAGATTACCTATTCCCCGGCCATGGGGCTCTACCTGACCTATTACCAGAGCCAGAAGGAAGACCCTGCCACGCAGCGCATGCCCGACGAGAACTATGCCCGGGAAATCATGCAGCTGTTCACGATCGGCCTGAACGAGCTGAACCTCGACGGAACCGAGAAAACCGGCGCCGACGGACAGCCCATTCCGACCTATGACAATACCGATGTGACAGGGCTCGCCAAAGTCTTCACCGGGCTCAGCCTGAACAGCGCTGACTTTTTCGACTCCATCTGGGATGTGCCGGAAAGCCTGCAATCGACCCCGATGAAGGTGTTCCCCGAATATCATTCGACTTCGGCGAAGACCTTCCTCGGCGTCACGATCCCGGCGGGCACGAGCGGACCGGAGAGCATCGATATCGCGCTCGACACACTCTTCGAACATCCGAATCTCGCGCCCTTCATCAGCCGGCAGATGATCCAGCGAATGGTCACCAGCAACCCGTCACCGGATTATGTGAGGCGGGTGGCAACGGCTTTCGAGAACGGAAGCTACACCCTGCCGGACGGAAACACCGTCGGCGACGGCCGCCGCGGTTCCATGGAAGCTCTGGTTGCCGCGATCCTGATGGATGCCGAGGCACGGTCCGATGACATGCTGGCCTTCGACACATTCGGCAAGATCCGTGAGCCGGCCATCCGCTTCGTGCAATGGGCCCGTGCGTTCGACGCCTCCAGCGTCACACCGCAGAACTCGTTCGACCCTTATGACCCGACGACGCGGGCTGACCTCGGGCAGTCTCCCTATGAATCCCCGTCGGTCTTCAACTTCTACCGCCCGGGATATATCGCACCGGGCAGCGCCACCGGAGCCGTCGGCATGACTGTGCCGGAATTGCAGATCACGAACAGTTCCACCCTGGTCGGCTACGCCAATTTCATGGCGCACTTTGCCTTCGCCGAAGCACTGAATGGCAATGACCAGCACAATTCCAGCTTCATCCCGGACTATACCGATGAACGCGTCCTGGCGAGCGACCCAGCCGCCCTGGTCGATCATCTCAACACGCTGCTCGCTTCCGGCCAGCTGTCGGATGAAGTGCGGAACAATATCGTACAGACGGTTGGCGCCATTCCTTTGACGAATGAGAACGTCTCAAACTATGACGGACAGCTGACCCGGATCGGCACAGCCGTCCTGATGGTCATGACGTCCCCTGATTACCTTGTGCAGCGTTAGGAGACGGACATGACTCTTTCCCGCAGACACCTCCTCAAAGGCATCGGCGCCGGTGCGCTGAGCGCTGCAACGCTGACCACGCTTGGTAATGCCATGTACGGTTTCCAGGCGGCCAATGCCGCCGAAGTCACCGGCTACAAGGCGCTGGTCTGTATCTTCCTGCTGGGCGGATGCGACACGCACGATGTTCTCCTGCCTTACGACCAGTCGTCCTATGACAGTTTCCGGAATATCCGCAGCTCCATGTTCGGCGGATACAATGGCAGCCGGGACCGGAGCCAGCTGCTGCAACTGTCGCCCACCAATGCGAGCGATTTCGGCGGCCGCCAGTTCGCTTTGCCGCCGGAAATGAGCGGCGTGCACGACCTGTTTCAGTCAGGCAACGCAGCCTTTGTTGCCAATACCGGCCCGCTGATCCGGCCACTGAACCGCTCGCAATGGCAGAGCGGCACCGTGCCTGTGCCCAAGCAGCTGTTCTCGCACAATGACCAGCAGTCCACCTGGGCGGCGAGCGCACCGGAAGGCGCGCAATATGGTTGGGGCGGCCGGTTTGCCGATGCGTCCGTCCTGTCAGGGGCGAACACCAACCGGGAATTCAGCACCATCACGACGGTCGGGAACGAACTTTTCCTGACGGGACAGGAAGTTCTGCCCTACCAGATCGGCACGAATGGCGCGGACGAAATCGACATCCTCGACGATTTCAACAATTCCGACATCACGAACCTGCTGCGCCGCCATTTCTCGGCAGCCGATTCCAATGACAGCAACCTGATTGAAAAGGATGTGGCGCGGATCGCGGACAAGTCGGTTGTCCTCAATGAGGCCTACAACCAGGCCGTGGCGAACCTCGTCCCGATCTCGACCCAGTTCCCGCAATCCTATCTTGGCTCCCAGATGAAGGCGATCGCAAACGCCATCGCCATCCGGGACAGCCTGTCGGTACGGCGGCAGGTGTTCTTCGCAGCGATTGGCGGGTTCGATACCCACTCCACCCAGGCGGCTGACCTGCCTGGCCACCTCTCGGAAGTGTCAGCGGCGATCACCGCCTTCCACGCTGCCATGCAGGAGCTGGGCGTGGGCAATGACGTAACCACATTCACCGCGTCGGATTTCGGCCGCACGCTCGCCGCCAATGGCGACGGCACTGATCATGGCTGGGGCTCGCACCACCTCGTTGTGGGCGGCGCCGTTCAGGGTCAGCGGATCTATGGCGATGTGCCCCCGGCGGAATTCGGACACGACCAGGATGCCGACAGCGGCCGTCTGATCCCGACCATCTCCGTGGAACAATATGCCGAACCGCTCGGCCGCTGGTTCGGACTGAGCGATAACGAACTCGCCGCCGCCCTGCCGAATCTCAGCAACTTCACGGGCACCAACCCGGCGCAGAACATCCTGTAGCGCGGCCTGCGAACAGCTTAACCGAGGCCCCGCATCCAGGTTTCCAGCGCGCGCGCTTCTTTCCGGCGGGCTTCGGTGACGGCTTTGGCCTCGTCGTCCTCGCCCCATTGCTCGATCTGCCAGGCCTCATCGACGCGGGACACTTCGAACGCGTCGGCGGCAGACAGCTGTCCTTCGGCCACGGCAAGCGCCAGCAGCGCAGACCCGAACAGGCCGCAGGCATACACCGTGCCGGTCAGGCGGAAATCGTCCATGTCCAGGGCCACCTGACGGGCGGCTTCCAGCGACGCATCCGGCTGGGGCGAGGCAAGCACCCCCTCCACCGGCACCAGCAAGATGTCCAGCTCCTGCCCGGCCCAGTCGCGGACCGGGCGCCAATAGGCCTCTTGCCGCTCGACCAGTTCCACGGGCCCCTCAGCGAGGTGGCACACAAGGTCGGTTTCGCAATAGCGCGCCAGTTCGTCCGCCATTTCATCACGCGCCTCGGGCGTCCGGTCGATGGCGACATTGGCGAGCCGCGTGAGGTGCATGCTCATGAGATCGATGATTTCATCCTGATCGTTCCACTCGGCGGCAATGGCCCGGGCGAGCCGCTGGCTGGGCAAGCAAAGTGGCGCCCGGGCGGGCGTCTTGATGCTGCGCCCGTCGAGCGTAACGGTCCAGCCGCCCGGCATCTGCTCGGCGGCGGCCTCTTTGTAAAAGCGCTTCGGCTTATCGGAAGGAGAAGTTGTCATGGCCGCGCATTTACGCTGACCGGGGCCGGTTTCCAAGGGGCAAACCTGCGTGAGCGCGGCTATCGGGCAGAGGCGGGCAAAAACTTCAGGACACTTTCCCTAAGCGTGCCGAAATCGTGGTGAACCTCATGTGCGCCTGCGTCTTCCAGCTCATGCGCTTCGCCAAAGCCCCAGCTGACACCGAGGGTGCGGACGCCGGCCGCGCGGCCCATGGCGATGTCGTGGATGGCATCGCCGATCATCAGGCTCGCGCCGGGCGCCACGCCGAGGGCGCCCATGGCCTGCTCCACCATGTGCGGGTGCGGCTTGCCGGGGCCGTCATCGGCGCACCAGATCGTGTCGAAGAAATGCTCCAGCTGGTGCA
Coding sequences:
- a CDS encoding DUF1800 domain-containing protein, which codes for MKKSLAFTATAVSLAVLMTACGGGGGGTSSGGDSGGIPTPVSPPPPPPPPPPPPPPPPPPPPPASAGDIAFETRASTSRLLTQATFGPTTEDLDQLTGTSGAAWLVQEFAKPATLNLDWVVNFMDQPNSRTVEGYINDRGGAAPTYSFWINAITADDQLRQRVAFALSQIIVVSHHETASATYNRPRAVAYYQDILTRNAFGNYRDILEEITYSPAMGLYLTYYQSQKEDPATQRMPDENYAREIMQLFTIGLNELNLDGTEKTGADGQPIPTYDNTDVTGLAKVFTGLSLNSADFFDSIWDVPESLQSTPMKVFPEYHSTSAKTFLGVTIPAGTSGPESIDIALDTLFEHPNLAPFISRQMIQRMVTSNPSPDYVRRVATAFENGSYTLPDGNTVGDGRRGSMEALVAAILMDAEARSDDMLAFDTFGKIREPAIRFVQWARAFDASSVTPQNSFDPYDPTTRADLGQSPYESPSVFNFYRPGYIAPGSATGAVGMTVPELQITNSSTLVGYANFMAHFAFAEALNGNDQHNSSFIPDYTDERVLASDPAALVDHLNTLLASGQLSDEVRNNIVQTVGAIPLTNENVSNYDGQLTRIGTAVLMVMTSPDYLVQR
- a CDS encoding DUF1501 domain-containing protein, coding for MTLSRRHLLKGIGAGALSAATLTTLGNAMYGFQAANAAEVTGYKALVCIFLLGGCDTHDVLLPYDQSSYDSFRNIRSSMFGGYNGSRDRSQLLQLSPTNASDFGGRQFALPPEMSGVHDLFQSGNAAFVANTGPLIRPLNRSQWQSGTVPVPKQLFSHNDQQSTWAASAPEGAQYGWGGRFADASVLSGANTNREFSTITTVGNELFLTGQEVLPYQIGTNGADEIDILDDFNNSDITNLLRRHFSAADSNDSNLIEKDVARIADKSVVLNEAYNQAVANLVPISTQFPQSYLGSQMKAIANAIAIRDSLSVRRQVFFAAIGGFDTHSTQAADLPGHLSEVSAAITAFHAAMQELGVGNDVTTFTASDFGRTLAANGDGTDHGWGSHHLVVGGAVQGQRIYGDVPPAEFGHDQDADSGRLIPTISVEQYAEPLGRWFGLSDNELAAALPNLSNFTGTNPAQNIL
- a CDS encoding ATP12 family protein — encoded protein: MTTSPSDKPKRFYKEAAAEQMPGGWTVTLDGRSIKTPARAPLCLPSQRLARAIAAEWNDQDEIIDLMSMHLTRLANVAIDRTPEARDEMADELARYCETDLVCHLAEGPVELVERQEAYWRPVRDWAGQELDILLVPVEGVLASPQPDASLEAARQVALDMDDFRLTGTVYACGLFGSALLALAVAEGQLSAADAFEVSRVDEAWQIEQWGEDDEAKAVTEARRKEARALETWMRGLG